In Candida orthopsilosis Co 90-125, chromosome 4 draft sequence, the genomic stretch GTTGCAGTGTGTGAAACTCCACTGTTGTGGAACAAAGCAACTTTGTTTCTCTTTCCTCCTTCCCAATTGACTCTCAATTGTAAATCATGACTTCTTTCAATGAGGTCGTAGAGGAAGTTCAATAAGTACTCActctcttctttcttcaattcaacaattcttcttccGAAAGCTCTGTTGACATAGATGGACTTTTCTTTAGTCACAGGATCAACTCTAATCAATGGATGAATGTTGGATACagcttttcttctttcaacaccACCTTGGTAAGTAGAGTTAGCAGCTTGGTCTTCACTTGTGTGCAACACATGCAAACCTTCCAATCTTTCCTTCATAGCTGGTGACAATCTTCTATAAGCCTCGGTTGTATCAGCGAAAACGGtatcaccaccatcaccacTCTCCAACACTTGGAAGATAGTGAATCTACTTGGAGTAATTTCGTAAGTGACATCACTGTGGAAGGCCGTGTTTGTAGTTCTATCACGGAAGACTCTTTCTAACTCACCCTTTTCTGGTCTTCTGTAGGTAATGTGCAACTCTGGGTGACCTCTTGGTGAACCTGAACTTGGGTGAATGTGCAAATTTCCAAAGTATTTCCCAAATCCAACGGCAAAACCTGGCCCCTTGTCTGCAAAATCTTGGTCATTGAATAACAAAACTTTTCTTTGTGCCAAGTACAAGGCCAATTCATCCTTTGCAGCATCGTTCAATTGTGACAATTGAATCCCATCAACTTCAGTACCAAATTTAGGTGTAATTCTAGTAACTTTGTAATCGCCATCTTTGGGAAACAAGTTTGGGAAAGATGGGTCTGCTCTAGAACCAGGATCAatatacttttcaaatttcaatggtGGATATTTTTGTCTTGGATCCCAAGTCGGCAAAAAGTCTGGGAATTTGGCTTGTGCTCTGTTGTGTCTGTTGATCACCAAAACACCATCTTcgtcaatttcatcaacctCTTTGTTGAAGTGGATATCAGAGTTACCAAATCTAGTTGTCAttgtgtgtatgtgtgttTAAGTTTATCTATGTGTTTGTGTGTTTAAGTTAGGAATATCTTGgtggaaaatttttcagtttATATAATGTTTCCAAAATGCCCAGGGTCTCGTTATATTGTAATTAAGCATGATATGGAATGATAATGACGAAATACACAATTTATCGGTTTTTGTACCCGATAGATAGAGATAGACAGTTAGTGTGTGTATGTTCTTGACGCCACAGTTTTGTTTTTAAGCTTTGCAGCTGGTAGCGTCGGCGGCTCGGAATACCGAGTTTGTTCTGACTCTCAATAGGGTCGGAAATAGAAGACAATATGTATAAGTTAATAGATATACATAATTGTCATTCATGCATATGACATATCTTACATGTTCCCCTTTCTAGATCTTGCTGAATAGAGCCACATACAAAGTCAAGTTATCCGACTTCTGGCCGAATTCTTTGTTGGACCTAGAAacttttgatcttgttctCCTCCCGCGCCTAAACCGGAAGCGCGCCacagtttcaaatttatgaCGAAATcttacaaatacaaatcaGCAATTCGAAACAGATATTAAGCCTTTGCCCAGGGCAACTACAATGAAACTTGCTCGAATAGTAGCTTTCGCAGAATAGAATGGCTTCCTACGAACGCAAGTGAATAATACATGTGAAATGatatttgtatttttgaaaaatttttcaattccacACTACAATAAAACAGACCAGAGAGTACATATCAACCCtatatattttgaatatgTGGCTATTGCTCACTAGACAAATCTCTTTTATACAGCCCAGAGTCAGGTTTTCATTTGCCTCGTGCAATCAGATGTTTGACAATCGCAATAATGCATACTGCCTAGCTAGATCGTACTTTACCAGCTACAAATGTGAGATCGAAACAAGAATCTGGACACATAGTGATGTAGTTTCAGTATTAATATTGTGATTCGGCATACTGACTCAACGACTGTGCACTTTTGTAGGTGTTGATATCTCTTTAATGGGTACACTATCAAATATACAGCAGAAATAATGGAATAGTCATACCACATGTTAGTCCAACAAGCTTTTCCGGAATTGTATGGTAAAATACCGAAGTGACACAGAACAGAATGAACCATAAGGTGAGGAATAAAAGTGAAATTAAAACAGCaacttttttgaaaatactAGAACTGGTCCCAATTCTCGAAGTTACATCCTCAATGCTAATTGAGCTTTGCGCCAGGCCAGCTTCAATATCACCCTCGACAATCACACTCGCTCTCAGAATGTACAGTGGTAATACGGATGTAATATGAGGTAGAATCAATCGCCAAGTAAGAAGGCTGTTTGATATAAGCATGGTGTAATGACTCGATGAATCAAACGCATTCACCCAACTACCCCCTGATTTTTCACATTGGTACTCTCTGTAGATTTCTGGAACGGTACAATATGCACCAGTAGCAACACTTATCCTTTCGAATATGGGAGAACCAAAACACCACTCAAGCAAAATTGTCAACCAAATCAAGTTGCAAAGATAAACTTTAATAGCATCAACAGTCCATGGATCTTTTAATGGAAATGAAACACGCCCATTTTCATACTCGACCAAATTGGCCACATAGATCACCGAGAACCAATGAAACATATATTTCCTGACAATGTATAGTTCTAGGAATTGAACGAACCAAAGCTCGCCAATGTAGGAGTTGTAGCGTTTAAATGCCAACGCGAGTGGAATGGAGATGACATAGACTATTGGATATAGTGAGAGCACAGTGGTCCATGGCAATTGGGTGAAGTGTATGGTAAACATGTCTCAAAGGGGTGAACACTCCGCCCCTCCTCCGACACAAGCTTAGTGGTTATTTACGGGGCccttgaaaataaaaattttgttgcgAAGTTGCACGCCTTCTTGTGCAATTTGCATCCACgcatcaacaaaactaattttcaattgcacAAGAGCAAGGATAATTGGTAAGCAAGATAACAAGTGGCAGCAACATACAGTCTACcgaatttttcaaagcgACATACAATCCATCCACAACCTTCCTCCAATGTCCAAATCCAGACGAGCTCTACAATCTTTAGCCAAGTCTTGCGTTTTGCAACCAGCAAAGCAGTTACAACTAGGAGGAGCAAGATTTTCATCCTCACGAGTTCAGGATTCAAGTGCATCCAACCCACAGTTATCATTCCCCTGCTTGGATAAGCGAGAAAAGAAGACAGAGGAGTTATCGCGGGGTGTTTTCAATCTGTCGGGTCCTTCCTCAAGCTTAAAGTCGGGTCCAGAACCAAGTTATGGATTTGTACGAACAGGTTTCCAAACTTACAAGTCTAGAAAGCCGATATTCCTTGATTATGGGGGACATCTACCTGAGTACGAAATTGCGTACGAGACATGGGGTAAGCTTAACAAAGAGAAATCGAACTTGATATTAATTCACACAGGTCTTTCAGCCTCCAGTCACGCAAAGTCACAACCCAATAACACTAAACCTGGATGGTGGGAAAATTTTATTGGATCGGGAAAGTTTATCGATACGGACAAATTCTTCGTGGTGTGTACAAATGTTCTAGGAGGTTGTTATGGATCTACTGGACCCTCTTCGATAGATCCGGCAAATAATGAAAGATATGCGACAAGATTCCCGATTTTGTCAGTTAATGACATGGTGAGAGCCCAAAGGGAGTTGGTACGTGACGAATTTGGAGTTTCAAAAGTATATGCATCGGTTGGTGCATCAATGGGTGGGATGCAGAGTTTAGCTTATGCGTGGGAGTTTCCCAGTGAAGTAGGCAAGATCATTAGTATTAGCGGTTGCGCTCGCTCACACCCATACTCCATAGCATTGAGACACACTCAGAGACAAGTTTTAATGAGTGACCCGAACTGGAATCGAGGATTCTACTACAATGGCATTCCCCCTCATGTGGGCATGAAATTGGCCAGAGAAATTGCGACAGTAACATACAGATCCGGCCCTGAATGGGAATACAGATTCGGTAGAGCAAGAGCTGATGATTCGCGGCCTCCGGCCTTGTGTCCCGATTTTTTGGTGGAGACGTATTTGGACCATGCAGGAGAGAAGTTTTGTTTAGAATACGATGCAAACTCGTGGTTGTATGTTTCCAAAGCAATggatttatttgatttagGTGAAAACACCAGGTCGAGAGCTattgaagagaaacaaaagagcGAACAGGAGTATAAATCAGCTTCAGGAGTGTCCGAGGAGTACGACGTTGTTCCTAAAGAGCCATATAAGGAGAAAAGAACCACTTCAAAATTTAGTGTTGAAGAGTCATTGGAGGATTTAAAGAGAGGAATGCAAAAGCGATTGGCAAACAAGGATGTGTTGGTCATCGGTGTCGAGTCAGATATCCTCTTCCCGGTTTGGCAACAACGTGAGATTGCAAATGTATTAAGAGAGaataaagaaaacaaaactgGTCGGATCGAATACTTTGAATTAGGAAATGATATAAGTAATTACGGCCACGACACGTTCTTGTTGAGTCTTGATGATATTGGAAAGCCAGTGAAGAAGTTTTTAGAAAGTTGTAAATAATCAATAGATAATTGATTGGTGATTAGGATCCAATTCATAACCAAACCGTCTGCTAAAGGCGTAAATGTATTCTCGAAAGTTAGCCACAACAACCTTGGCCAATccattcttctttttctttccatCGTCTTGCACATTCACTTGGTGGTGAGGTAATAAGTTATCATGAGCACTCAAACTCACGAACAATGCAAATGGAACAAACCAAATTAACAACCCAAAGAAGGAACAAATTTCAGCAAAGTCGGGTATCCTCGGAGCTTTATAATCTGGTTGCAATCTCACTTCCAAGGGGGGAATGTATGGGTTGTGGAAATGGTTAAACCATAAAAAGTGATTTGCAATTACCAAAACAATGCTCAATAGGAAAATTGGACTTGTCAACTCAACATAtggaaattttttaaattttgtaaataaaTATAATAAGTGAAGATGGAaaatgttgataatttaatTGGGAATGAGTCGAATATTACTAACAATACAAATGTCACTATTATGGAATATATGAGTTTTTTCAAGAACCTCTTGGTAGGTTCAGTATGTTCTTCAACTAGCTCCGATATGTAGTACAACCCTGATGCGATTGATAGCACAAGAAATAGGAAACCAATTACCAATCCTGCGTATGAAAGTAGCTGTAAAATCATAGTAGTATGATTGGCGTTGGGAAGTGGCTAGTTGGGGAGAGTATTTGGTGTTGACTTTTGGTGcaaactttgttttttttttttccccCGTTCATTGCCAAACAGTGACAATGAACATTCATTCAACGAGTAGAAATAGCAAACCAAGGATTAATCTACAAATCTCGAAACATAAGATATCAATTTAAGTATACTAGCTAGTCGTAGATTTCCATTGGTGGAATTCTATCAGTATTGTAGAACCAATTatcattttccaactcGACATCAAGCCATTGCACAGGGAATAGTACTAAATGCCCTTTGATGTTACCCAACAACTTTTCAGCTGTTTCTTTGTCATAAATTAACTCTCCTGACAACATTCGTCTGcgtgttgcaaaatttgtaGCTCTATTCTTGCGATATCTTTCATGAGTTTTAGAAGCTCCATTATCTTTTCTTGCCGATCCGTGCGTTGGTGACTCCTCCGTCGTATCTTGTTCCACATCTTCGCGagattcattttcatccacTACAGGACTCTTTCCATCGTCATCAAGCTCATCATTatgatttttttcttttccatttATATCCAGAATGCCAGGTACGGAGCTAAATTTTCTGGCTAACTTGTGACGCCTCTTACTTTCATGCTCAGCTAGATCTACCATCTCTTTTTTCTCTGGAGGTACTCGTCCCAAGACTCCAATATCCTCTCCCAAACCATCAGTGGTTTGTTCGTTATTATTTCCTAGGTGTAAAATATCCTCACTTAGTTCACTCGTTTCTGGCTTAGAAGTAGAAGCCGGCTCTCTCGCTACAGTTTGACCCTTCATGAACTTGCTTTGCAACTTAGAAAAGTTCGTATAGTCAGACCATCGAGCTACAGCATCGTCAGGCTGGCAATGAAACACCATTCGGAAGATATCAGTATTTTTTCTAGCAATTTCGAACCACAATAGTTCATAAAATTCAGGCTCCAACGGATCCTCAAACCCGTAAGGATCTATGAACGAATTGGCACATTCGGCATCAGGAGAAGATATTGTATCAAGGATGTCCTTGATCTCTTGGTCACTGCATGAGACTGGAGAGCCGGCTTGGAAGCCACTTCGCATTGCTTCTTCAGGACTTGGTTTTTCGTCCGTGgttgattcatcaacctCCGTTAGAGTCCCGTTCATATCATTTGATGGTTTTAATGGTGACAATCCGGCGCTAGCAcgttttttgttttctgCAGCGATATACTTCATCTCATTTGCTGCTACTCTTTGTAAATACGACacctttttcaacaagatcCATCGTTCCTGATTTCGTTCGTTGATTAGTTGTTCAGATTCTTCGTCATTGTTTGCAGCAACTAAGTCATCGTcacaattcaaaaactcGAGCACATCCTCATACAGGGGCAAAAAGCTGTTCCTTGGCAAGCCCGACTCCATCACCTGAAGTGATTTCTCTTGTAAGAACTTACTACTCGATAAGCGAGCACTTTTAGCAAATTCTGACTGGTATTTATCTAAACCATAACCACGAACGTCCTCTTTGTGTTGGTCACTATGCTGCACACGGTTATCATAGgacttctttttcttgtcacGCACTCCCATATTGGCTTCTTTTGGACCTGTTCGATAATTGAACATTGTTGGCAAGTCTAGTGGCTTTGGTGCATCAGCAACTTCCTCCTCATAATTAACCTCAGCCACGGTTTCCTCCAAGTTCGAAATATTGATGTGATCTTTCCATCTTCTGGTTCCTTCCTTCTCATTCAACACATCTCTGGAAGCTATTTCAACCATAGCTGAATTAATAAGATAGCTCTTATGTCGGAACTTGTTGGTTGCAAACTTCAACCCCTTTTCGGTTTTtgcaaattcttcaaaccTTTTGAAGCGCCTTTCGACTGTGTccaaaatatcaatattGACTCCTAGGTGCTCTCTCATCAATCTCATTCTCAAAGTGTGAGCAAATCTTGCGGCCTTGTAGGGCACTCCGTTCATACGAGTGGAAATCATTTCAGTATCCCTGACAACTGCTGCTACTTCAGAATCTCGCACCCCACGCATGGATCTTTCATTGATATTAGCACTTCCTATAATCACCGATCGATCATCTACAATCATACATTTGGCATGTATGTATAGTTGTTCTGTCACCAAAGTACGTTGTGGACCTATTCTGCCCCACTTTCTTAAagagaagaattgaatgtAATCATCTGGATTGATGCctttttttctcaacttAGCAAAAATTGAGGTCTCACCTCGGGATATTGACATGAATTGACATTGCATTATCACTCGAACAGATGACCCCTctgcttcatcaacttgaGCTTCAAAACCTGGCATCAAAGGGATGACAATTATTGCCTTCCAGATCGAACCTTCTTGGTGTGCACGGATTATTCTTTCAACTAAAGCATCTCCAATTCTATTTTTAATTTCCACACCATCAATGAAACACGAAGtaacaaaaaattgattctCAATGTAAACAAAGTGCTCTGAAGTCTCtattaatttcaaatacgCATTTTGTATACTTTGCTCATGCTCTTCAAGGCCCAAAGACCATTTGCCGGATGACCTTAATAGCTGCACCTCACATGTACCACTATATCCAGCATTGCGTGCTTCCTCGTCAGTGAAATctggtggtggtaataATAAAGGAGTAAGTCTGCTGGGCCTCTTTTGTCTGATTAAGTAATTCCATCGTTGCACAAAATGACGTGATAAGTCCCTTGCAACTTTTCCATAAGTCATCATATGTATGTCATGCCAAGGCATCCTTGGGGTAGTTTGCCTGTTGTACATGGATTTATAAGGCTTGTCCAAGTCGAAGAAATCTTTGACTCTAGGATTGGAGTAATCTTTACCCATAAATACCTGAAAGTTCTCCAAGTCAGCAACTGTGGCATAGTCATCTGCTCCAAATTGTTCGAAATCTTCGGGCGAATCGTCTGCTAAAACATGGTCAGCAGTATCATACCTACCATAGCATAAATCTATCCCTCCTAAAAATGCATATGTCAGATCCACAATACACAACTTTTCATGATGGGCCCAAAAGAATGTGTTTTGCAAAAGCTGATTGGGAGATCTAATTACATGAATGTTTTCCTCATTGAGCCACAACAAAGAGTGCTTTGTATATAGTGAGTCTGTAGCAACTGTAGTACCAACATTTCGATACACAATGACAAAGATTTTAACGCCCTCTCTTGCCTTCCTTTGCAATAACCTATCAATTctatattgttgattacCTAATGCAGGTCTTCTTAGGTAAAGCTCTGGGGATAACCACCAGTCATGAATGTAAATTGTTTCCTTTGCCATTTCGATAGCAGCAGAAACTGCCCAAAAGTAATCTCTACCATCGACGAACCATTgtgcaaaacaattttgtctAATTGGCgcaaaagaatcaaaacGATGTCTCACTCCCCATTCAGTGTTGTGTTGCATTTGACGAAATGACTCCAACCATGCTTTATGTTCCCTTGAGGATTTGGGATTTAATACCAATTTTCTTTCCCTGTTCTccaaaacaattttcaaatgggGAAAGATTTTAGCGTGATGACGTACATTTTTACCAGCCTCATTTTCGTCAAAGTCgacattttcatcatcatcttttaCCACATTGTTTTTAGTgtgaattttgaaatttgagTCGACCAAGAATACATCCAATGGAGTTGTTGAGTTTATATCTGAAACGTACACGACATAGCTGTTTCTAACGAGCATCCACTTCTCTGTTCGTCTATCGTACATGCCTTTCAAATCGTTTGCTTTGAAATGTCCAACTCTCCATCCTTGCGATTTTGCTGAAGAGCTAATATGAATAGAGCCTTGCTTTCCTTGAAAAGAACCCTCATAATTCAATAATGAGGAGATTGGTgagatttcaaaaaacataAACACGTAATTGGATAAAGGAGTCAAGGcaacaaactcaataaGCTCTTTCAAGTAATCTTCCATTTGCTTTAAATATTCTCCATTTTTCCTACGAAGTTTCAAAACGTAGTCGGATCTACTTTCCTTTGGTACATGCTCACGAGATATAGCCGACGTCAAACTTCCCAATCGCAGTCGCATTCTTGAAAGACCCGACTGTGTACTCattattgattgattgtCCGCGTCCCCATGAAGGACACTATTAATCTGCGACGCAGTATCAGACACCTTTgtcttttttcttctgtCTTTAAAGGAAGGTATGGGAAACTTTGGCAATTTGGTTTTAGTGCCAAAAACAGTTTTccaattatcaattttaCAACGGGAATGCAAGTAGAACAAGTCAGTAATTGTTCTTTCAATACTCCATTTCATACTTTTATCACCAACACCATACTCCAAGTCAATACGAAAGTTTCTGTTCTTGGTGAACTCACTTGACGAAAtgtcaacaatgttgaagcCTAATAGGGAGAACAACAAAGGAGCCCTAGCTATTCCACCCTCATCCACAAACAAGCAGGATGCCATGATGCCTAGCGATGGtccattgatgataaatgAATTTATAAGCCTTTGTGCTCTCAAATCGGTATTTGTGTAGGAATAATTCTGCTCTCCCATTTGAGATCCCGGTCTCTGGTGTTTgtcttttctctttcttttcgGTTCAATCTGTCCATCACGATTCGATCTAGAAACAAATTTGGTAAAGTTTTGTATAGCGGAAGGACGCCGTGATTGGGGTGATGTAGGCTCATTCTGGTAACTCTCATCCGGTTGGTTACTCCAGTGACTAGTTGGGCGATTTTCTGATCCATAAGTTGCACCTTCTTGTTCGGTATCATCTCTATCCGCTgcttcctcttcttctgaaCTGTATCTCGACTCTTGTGGATCCTCACCCCACCGGTTAAAAAAGGATATTGGGTTCGAGATTATATGAGATGAACTTTGCCGAGAGTATAATGGACTCTTGTTGCTTGCTCGTTTGACACTTGTTGAGCTTTGGTTTTGAGATTCTCCAGATAATGACCGATACAACTGTCTAATATCAGGCAGTTCTCTCGATGTGGGTACATTGTTTTGCA encodes the following:
- a CDS encoding Jlp1 protein (S. cerevisiae homolog JLP1 has sulfonate dioxygenase activity and has role in sulfur compound catabolic process) gives rise to the protein MTTRFGNSDIHFNKEVDEIDEDGVLVINRHNRAQAKFPDFLPTWDPRQKYPPLKFEKYIDPGSRADPSFPNLFPKDGDYKVTRITPKFGTEVDGIQLSQLNDAAKDELALYLAQRKVLLFNDQDFADKGPGFAVGFGKYFGNLHIHPSSGSPRGHPELHITYRRPEKGELERVFRDRTTNTAFHSDVTYEITPSRFTIFQVLESGDGGDTVFADTTEAYRRLSPAMKERLEGLHVLHTSEDQAANSTYQGGVERRKAVSNIHPLIRVDPVTKEKSIYVNRAFGRRIVELKKEESEYLLNFLYDLIERSHDLQLRVNWEGGKRNKVALFHNSGVSHTATFDTEDGEVRHAYRISVLGERPIGKLEDLNKEEYTTGDLEQALRAIKPT
- a CDS encoding Pld1 phospholipase D1, with product MPTLDSSGHDQPEAVSDSTPDLNNSVQNNVPTSRESPDIRQLYRSLSGESQNQSSTSVKRASNKSPLYSRQSSSHIISNPISFFNRWGEDPQESRYSSEEEEAADRDDTEQEGATYGSENRPTSHWSNQPDESYQNEPTSPQSRRPSAIQNFTKFVSRSNRDGQIEPKRKRKDKHQRPGSQMGEQNYSYTNTDLRAQRLINSFIINGPSLGIMASCLFVDEGGIARAPLLFSLLGFNIVDISSSEFTKNRNFRIDLEYGVGDKSMKWSIERTITDLFYLHSRCKIDNWKTVFGTKTKLPKFPIPSFKDRRKKTKVSDTASQINSVLHGDADNQSIMSTQSGLSRMRSRLGSLTSAISREHVPKESRSDYVLKLRRKNGEYLKQMEDYLKELIEFVALTPLSNYVFMFFEISPISSLLNYEGSFQGKQGSIHISSSAKSQGWRVGHFKANDLKGMYDRRTEKWMLVRNSYVVYVSDINSTTPLDVFLVDSNFKIHTKNNVVKDDDENVDFDENEAGKNVRHHAKIFPHLKIVLENRERKLVLNPKSSREHKAWLESFRQMQHNTEWGVRHRFDSFAPIRQNCFAQWFVDGRDYFWAVSAAIEMAKETIYIHDWWLSPELYLRRPALGNQQYRIDRLLQRKAREGVKIFVIVYRNVGTTVATDSLYTKHSLLWLNEENIHVIRSPNQLLQNTFFWAHHEKLCIVDSTYAFLGGIDLCYGRYDTADHVLADDSPEDFEQFGADDYATVADLENFQVFMGKDYSNPRVKDFFDLDKPYKSMYNRQTTPRMPWHDIHMMTYGKVARDLSRHFVQRWNYLIRQKRPSRLTPLLLPPPDFTDEEARNAGYSGTCEVQLLRSSGKWSLGLEEHEQSIQNAYLKLIETSEHFVYIENQFFVTSCFIDGVEIKNRIGDALVERIIRAHQEGSIWKAIIVIPLMPGFEAQVDEAEGSSVRVIMQCQFMSISRGETSIFAKLRKKGINPDDYIQFFSLRKWGRIGPQRTLVTEQLYIHAKCMIVDDRSVIIGSANINERSMRGVRDSEVAAVVRDTEMISTRMNGVPYKAARFAHTLRMRLMREHLGVNIDILDTVERRFKRFEEFAKTEKGLKFATNKFRHKSYLINSAMVEIASRDVLNEKEGTRRWKDHINISNLEETVAEVNYEEEVADAPKPLDLPTMFNYRTGPKEANMGVRDKKKKSYDNRVQHSDQHKEDVRGYGLDKYQSEFAKSARLSSSKFLQEKSLQVMESGLPRNSFLPSYEDVLEFLNCDDDLVAANNDEESEQLINERNQERWILLKKVSYLQRVAANEMKYIAAENKKRASAGLSPLKPSNDMNGTLTEVDESTTDEKPSPEEAMRSGFQAGSPVSCSDQEIKDILDTISSPDAECANSFIDPYGFEDPLEPEFYELLWFEIARKNTDIFRMVFHCQPDDAVARWSDYTNFSKLQSKFMKGQTVAREPASTSKPETSELSEDILHLGNNNEQTTDGLGEDIGVLGRVPPEKKEMVDLAEHESKRRHKLARKFSSVPGISDINGKEKNHNDELDDDGKSPVVDENESREDVEQDTTEESPTHGSARKDNGASKTHERYRKNRATNFATRRRMLSGELIYDKETAEKLLGNIKGHLVLFPVQWLDVELENDNWFYNTDRIPPMEIYD